One window of the Camelina sativa cultivar DH55 chromosome 1, Cs, whole genome shotgun sequence genome contains the following:
- the LOC104788290 gene encoding uncharacterized protein LOC104788290 isoform X1 has protein sequence MFPCDLVLKRDESEKFGDFRCDPDLCLSLFVHHPIRVCCGGALFDVLNYYFFTNDSMGLIRLYMLFYKMASATLRRRLHHGDVDGRKYERYDATDSDTLSEPLLGNSSTDNSRDGYNEERTLEDIWEEERKRQQVHWTLIFSQLIAQWAQWIAKIVFGSGSLFGRFLFLPTFGQTGAGGRLLPPPLSMLQEERLRNIKRRIEIPFDGSRMEHQDALRQLWRLAYPQRELPPLKSELWKEMGWQGTDPSTDFRGGGYISLENLIFFAKTYPESFQRLLHKQDGTRAEWEYPFAVAGINISFMLAQMLDLQSGKPSTVAGIRFMAFLEEDEMAFDNLYCIAFQMMDAQWLAKRASYMEFNDVLKSTRAQLERELALDDVSSIRDLPAFNLLYK, from the exons atgTTTCCTTGTGATTTGGTGTTAAAAAGAGACGAATCTGAGAAATTTGGGGACTTTAGATGCGATCCTGATTTGTGTCTGAGTCTATTCGTTCATCACCCAATTAGGGTTTGTTGTGGTGGAGCTCTGTTTGATGttctcaattattattttttcacaaaCGATTCAATG GGGCTTATTCGCTTGTATATGTTGTTTTACAAGATGGCATCTGCCACTCTGAGAAGGCGGCTTCATCATGGGGATGTAGATGGGAGGAAGTATGAACGTTATGATGCAACTGACTCTGATACTTTAAGTGAACCTTTGTTAGGAAATAGTAGTACTGATAATAGTAGAGATGGGTACAATGAG GAACGTACTCTGGAGGATATTTGGGAAGAAGAACGGAAGAGACAGCAAGTGCACTGGACGTTGATCTTTTCTCAGTTGATTGCACAATGGGCTCAGTGGATAG CCAAAATTGTCTTTGGATCTGGCTCACTTTTTGGGAGGTTTCTTTTTCTGCCTACATTTGGTCAAACAGGTGCTGGTGGGAGGCTTTTGCCACCGCCTCTTAGTATGTTACAG GAAGAAAGGCTGAGAAACATTAAGCGAAGAATTGAAATCCCATTTGATGGATCTCGAATGGAGCATCAA GATGCTCTTAGACAACTGTGGAGGCTAGCTTATCCACAGAGGGAACTACCACCTCTTAAATCTGAACTCTGGAAGGAGATGGGTTGGCAAGGAACAGACCCTTCAACAGATTTTCG aggtGGAGGATATATATCTCTGGAGAATCTAATATTCTTTGCAAAGACCTATCCG GAATCTTTCCAGAGATTGTTACACAAACAAGATGGAACAAGAGCCGAATGGGAATATCCTTTTGCGGTGGCTGGCATCAATATCTCATTCATGTTGGCACAAATGCTAGATCTTCAATCag GTAAACCATCAACAGTAGCCGGGATAAGGTTCATGGCATTTCTGGAAGAAGACGAAATGGCATTCGACAATCTTTACTGTATAGCTTTCCAAATGATGGATGCACAATGGCTTGCCAAACGAGCTTCTTACATGGaatttaat GACGTCCTGAAATCGACGAGGGCACAATTGGAACGTGAGCTGGCACTGGATGATGTTTCAAGCATCAGAGACTTGCCTGCTTTCAATCTTTTGTACAAATAA
- the LOC104788290 gene encoding ELMO domain-containing protein A isoform X3, with product MASATLRRRLHHGDVDGRKYERYDATDSDTLSEPLLGNSSTDNSRDGYNEERTLEDIWEEERKRQQVHWTLIFSQLIAQWAQWIAKIVFGSGSLFGRFLFLPTFGQTGAGGRLLPPPLSMLQEERLRNIKRRIEIPFDGSRMEHQDALRQLWRLAYPQRELPPLKSELWKEMGWQGTDPSTDFRGGGYISLENLIFFAKTYPESFQRLLHKQDGTRAEWEYPFAVAGINISFMLAQMLDLQSGKPSTVAGIRFMAFLEEDEMAFDNLYCIAFQMMDAQWLAKRASYMEFNDVLKSTRAQLERELALDDVSSIRDLPAFNLLYK from the exons ATGGCATCTGCCACTCTGAGAAGGCGGCTTCATCATGGGGATGTAGATGGGAGGAAGTATGAACGTTATGATGCAACTGACTCTGATACTTTAAGTGAACCTTTGTTAGGAAATAGTAGTACTGATAATAGTAGAGATGGGTACAATGAG GAACGTACTCTGGAGGATATTTGGGAAGAAGAACGGAAGAGACAGCAAGTGCACTGGACGTTGATCTTTTCTCAGTTGATTGCACAATGGGCTCAGTGGATAG CCAAAATTGTCTTTGGATCTGGCTCACTTTTTGGGAGGTTTCTTTTTCTGCCTACATTTGGTCAAACAGGTGCTGGTGGGAGGCTTTTGCCACCGCCTCTTAGTATGTTACAG GAAGAAAGGCTGAGAAACATTAAGCGAAGAATTGAAATCCCATTTGATGGATCTCGAATGGAGCATCAA GATGCTCTTAGACAACTGTGGAGGCTAGCTTATCCACAGAGGGAACTACCACCTCTTAAATCTGAACTCTGGAAGGAGATGGGTTGGCAAGGAACAGACCCTTCAACAGATTTTCG aggtGGAGGATATATATCTCTGGAGAATCTAATATTCTTTGCAAAGACCTATCCG GAATCTTTCCAGAGATTGTTACACAAACAAGATGGAACAAGAGCCGAATGGGAATATCCTTTTGCGGTGGCTGGCATCAATATCTCATTCATGTTGGCACAAATGCTAGATCTTCAATCag GTAAACCATCAACAGTAGCCGGGATAAGGTTCATGGCATTTCTGGAAGAAGACGAAATGGCATTCGACAATCTTTACTGTATAGCTTTCCAAATGATGGATGCACAATGGCTTGCCAAACGAGCTTCTTACATGGaatttaat GACGTCCTGAAATCGACGAGGGCACAATTGGAACGTGAGCTGGCACTGGATGATGTTTCAAGCATCAGAGACTTGCCTGCTTTCAATCTTTTGTACAAATAA
- the LOC104788290 gene encoding ELMO domain-containing protein A isoform X2, producing MLFYKMASATLRRRLHHGDVDGRKYERYDATDSDTLSEPLLGNSSTDNSRDGYNEERTLEDIWEEERKRQQVHWTLIFSQLIAQWAQWIAKIVFGSGSLFGRFLFLPTFGQTGAGGRLLPPPLSMLQEERLRNIKRRIEIPFDGSRMEHQDALRQLWRLAYPQRELPPLKSELWKEMGWQGTDPSTDFRGGGYISLENLIFFAKTYPESFQRLLHKQDGTRAEWEYPFAVAGINISFMLAQMLDLQSGKPSTVAGIRFMAFLEEDEMAFDNLYCIAFQMMDAQWLAKRASYMEFNDVLKSTRAQLERELALDDVSSIRDLPAFNLLYK from the exons ATGTTGTTTTACAAGATGGCATCTGCCACTCTGAGAAGGCGGCTTCATCATGGGGATGTAGATGGGAGGAAGTATGAACGTTATGATGCAACTGACTCTGATACTTTAAGTGAACCTTTGTTAGGAAATAGTAGTACTGATAATAGTAGAGATGGGTACAATGAG GAACGTACTCTGGAGGATATTTGGGAAGAAGAACGGAAGAGACAGCAAGTGCACTGGACGTTGATCTTTTCTCAGTTGATTGCACAATGGGCTCAGTGGATAG CCAAAATTGTCTTTGGATCTGGCTCACTTTTTGGGAGGTTTCTTTTTCTGCCTACATTTGGTCAAACAGGTGCTGGTGGGAGGCTTTTGCCACCGCCTCTTAGTATGTTACAG GAAGAAAGGCTGAGAAACATTAAGCGAAGAATTGAAATCCCATTTGATGGATCTCGAATGGAGCATCAA GATGCTCTTAGACAACTGTGGAGGCTAGCTTATCCACAGAGGGAACTACCACCTCTTAAATCTGAACTCTGGAAGGAGATGGGTTGGCAAGGAACAGACCCTTCAACAGATTTTCG aggtGGAGGATATATATCTCTGGAGAATCTAATATTCTTTGCAAAGACCTATCCG GAATCTTTCCAGAGATTGTTACACAAACAAGATGGAACAAGAGCCGAATGGGAATATCCTTTTGCGGTGGCTGGCATCAATATCTCATTCATGTTGGCACAAATGCTAGATCTTCAATCag GTAAACCATCAACAGTAGCCGGGATAAGGTTCATGGCATTTCTGGAAGAAGACGAAATGGCATTCGACAATCTTTACTGTATAGCTTTCCAAATGATGGATGCACAATGGCTTGCCAAACGAGCTTCTTACATGGaatttaat GACGTCCTGAAATCGACGAGGGCACAATTGGAACGTGAGCTGGCACTGGATGATGTTTCAAGCATCAGAGACTTGCCTGCTTTCAATCTTTTGTACAAATAA